One part of the Saprospiraceae bacterium genome encodes these proteins:
- a CDS encoding caspase family protein, producing MNSYKGQAQTKTSNKKALLIGVGAYPGDGGWASLNSKNDMSLIQDALKTQGFLSENICTISDDQATKQNIIATIKTKLIKEVKKGDIIYFHFSGHGQQKPDLNGDEVDGYDECIVPFDSPKKYKPGIYEGENLITDDELHALFQSVRKQLTSSGQLIVALDACHSGTGTRGAAISRGSSEPMASSEYINKTIQQKQSKENNEINSNQNSIGVNAGLAPMIAFFGSAQNQVNYEMTTDQGQQFGSLSYALSKYLVESKKDESYRGLFDKIKIEMSSIAPLQQPQAEGDLDTEILNGKALGSANYYKVISASTDEQIVINAGFLQSVNEGSVVGFFPRETRDIENTKAIVLGKIAKSMTSSSVVTLDSSVAPQVLHDSWVYILEKSMGSLKIAIDIQITEPTLAENVKNKLFSYPFIVDDAKNAKLFIAEKKLPSGQSQIVLNTIDNYILDSFLIETMNAGSINKLTKKITQYLQGLFLRKLELVSEDLQLRFEIIPIDKSSNTSDTTELVALKADADGQKRMRVEDQFKIQVINEGIKPAYFNLIDIQPDNMYTILLPDPNQTAEEMRILPNQKKLLPLVFVVWPPKGNELFKLVASSKPLDLRSAYGTRGNKNQNPFEKLFDETGNVEFYRTRGGKPTSLGNMEINTYTQSFIIAN from the coding sequence ATGAATTCCTACAAGGGTCAGGCTCAAACAAAAACCTCAAACAAGAAAGCTTTATTAATAGGTGTTGGCGCATATCCGGGAGATGGCGGCTGGGCATCTTTAAATTCGAAAAATGACATGAGCCTGATCCAGGATGCTTTGAAAACGCAAGGATTTCTTAGTGAAAATATTTGTACAATTTCTGATGATCAAGCTACGAAACAAAATATTATTGCAACAATCAAAACAAAACTGATCAAGGAAGTAAAAAAAGGCGATATCATTTATTTTCATTTTTCAGGGCATGGGCAACAAAAACCGGATTTAAATGGGGATGAAGTAGATGGCTATGACGAATGTATCGTTCCGTTCGATTCTCCTAAAAAATATAAACCAGGTATTTATGAAGGTGAAAATTTAATTACCGATGATGAACTTCATGCTTTATTTCAAAGCGTCCGTAAACAATTGACTAGTTCTGGTCAGCTTATTGTTGCTCTGGATGCTTGTCATTCGGGAACTGGCACAAGAGGTGCTGCCATTTCCAGAGGAAGTTCAGAACCAATGGCAAGTTCGGAATACATAAATAAAACAATCCAGCAAAAACAAAGCAAAGAAAATAATGAAATCAATTCAAACCAGAATTCAATTGGTGTAAATGCTGGACTTGCTCCTATGATCGCATTTTTTGGCTCTGCTCAAAATCAAGTAAATTATGAAATGACAACGGATCAAGGACAACAATTTGGATCCTTGAGCTATGCACTTTCTAAATATTTAGTAGAATCAAAAAAAGATGAATCTTATAGAGGCCTTTTTGATAAAATTAAAATTGAAATGAGTTCTATAGCCCCTCTACAACAACCTCAGGCAGAGGGCGATTTGGATACTGAAATTCTGAATGGAAAAGCACTTGGATCTGCAAATTATTATAAAGTAATTTCTGCAAGTACCGATGAACAAATCGTTATTAATGCAGGATTTTTACAATCTGTAAATGAAGGTTCAGTCGTTGGATTTTTTCCAAGAGAAACAAGAGATATAGAAAACACCAAAGCAATTGTACTTGGTAAAATAGCAAAAAGTATGACTTCATCATCTGTTGTGACTTTAGATTCTTCCGTTGCACCTCAAGTACTTCATGATTCCTGGGTATACATATTAGAAAAAAGTATGGGCAGTTTAAAAATTGCAATTGACATTCAAATTACGGAACCAACTTTAGCAGAAAATGTAAAAAACAAATTATTTTCTTATCCTTTTATTGTTGATGATGCCAAAAATGCAAAATTATTTATTGCAGAAAAAAAATTACCCTCAGGTCAGTCACAAATCGTTTTAAATACTATTGACAATTATATTTTGGACAGTTTTTTAATAGAAACCATGAATGCTGGTTCAATAAACAAATTAACCAAGAAAATTACACAATATCTTCAAGGGCTGTTTTTAAGGAAGCTAGAATTGGTTAGCGAGGATCTTCAATTGAGATTCGAAATTATTCCAATTGACAAATCATCAAATACTTCAGATACTACAGAATTAGTCGCATTAAAAGCAGATGCAGACGGACAAAAAAGGATGCGTGTAGAAGATCAATTCAAGATTCAAGTGATTAATGAAGGAATAAAGCCAGCGTATTTCAATTTAATTGATATTCAACCTGATAATATGTATACTATATTATTACCAGATCCAAATCAAACAGCAGAAGAAATGAGAATATTGCCGAATCAAAAAAAATTACTACCGCTGGTATTTGTTGTTTGGCCACCAAAAGGAAATGAACTTTTCAAATTGGTTGCTTCCAGCAAGCCACTTGATTTAAGATCTGCCTATGGAACTCGCGGAAATAAAAATCAAAACCCATTTGAAAAACTCTTTGATGAAACTGGAAATGTTGAATTTTACAGGACCCGAGGAGGAAAACCAACGTCTCTGGGAAATATGGAAATTAATACCTATACACAATCGTTTATAATTGCAAATTAA
- the atpB gene encoding F0F1 ATP synthase subunit A → MKQIIILFIVVFVGSGRIFSQESTSGANNSIVQDHSHEGHNHDDHAGHSHNNVTPASTQETAPQAAAHASTEDHKFDPKSTAFHHISDLNVYSIGPWNFPLPCILYSPDNGWSCFSSGKFHIDNAHHGSGHKVIDRYVLNQGRVNRIADPSLPSGALEIQTIISKKVTVGGKEKEQDFAIINGIEYALDKSSTADGGLFGGGLTSFYDFSITKNVFSMLFVFLLLSWVFLSMAKNYKKAPGTAPKGAQLLMEPLVIFIQEEVAKPFLGPKWERFLPMLLSIFFFVLGLNLFGQIPFLGGSNVTGNLSFTMVLALIAFIVVNFNGNKHYWEHIFWMPGIPAWVKIILTPVEVLGVLIKPLTLMLRLFANITAGHMAILIFISLIFIFGNSGASTAAGLGASIGSGLLTVFMMSIELLVAMIQAFVFTLLTASYIGAATEEHHHAEH, encoded by the coding sequence ATGAAGCAGATTATTATTTTGTTTATTGTGGTATTTGTTGGCTCAGGTAGAATTTTTAGTCAGGAAAGTACTTCTGGTGCAAATAATTCTATTGTCCAGGATCATTCACATGAGGGTCATAACCATGATGATCATGCTGGCCATTCCCACAACAATGTAACTCCAGCTAGTACGCAAGAGACTGCTCCTCAAGCGGCAGCTCATGCTTCTACAGAAGATCACAAATTTGATCCGAAATCAACCGCTTTCCACCATATATCAGACCTCAATGTTTACAGTATTGGACCCTGGAACTTTCCGTTACCCTGCATCTTGTATTCGCCAGACAATGGTTGGTCTTGTTTTTCTTCAGGTAAATTTCATATAGATAATGCGCATCATGGAAGTGGTCATAAAGTAATAGATCGATATGTTTTAAATCAAGGTCGGGTAAATCGAATTGCGGATCCTAGCTTACCTTCTGGAGCATTAGAAATTCAAACTATAATTTCCAAAAAAGTGACTGTAGGCGGGAAGGAAAAAGAACAGGATTTTGCAATTATAAATGGAATAGAATACGCATTAGATAAATCCAGTACTGCCGATGGCGGTCTTTTTGGAGGTGGATTGACTTCTTTTTATGATTTTTCGATTACGAAAAACGTATTTAGTATGCTCTTTGTATTTTTATTATTAAGCTGGGTATTTTTATCCATGGCAAAAAATTATAAAAAAGCTCCAGGCACTGCTCCTAAAGGTGCTCAATTATTAATGGAACCTTTGGTAATTTTTATACAAGAAGAGGTGGCAAAACCATTTTTAGGACCTAAATGGGAGCGTTTTCTCCCAATGTTACTTTCGATTTTCTTTTTTGTATTAGGATTAAATCTTTTTGGACAAATTCCATTTTTAGGAGGATCGAATGTTACTGGTAATCTTTCATTTACTATGGTCCTGGCATTGATCGCTTTTATCGTTGTAAATTTTAATGGAAATAAACATTATTGGGAACATATTTTCTGGATGCCTGGAATTCCTGCCTGGGTAAAAATCATACTTACGCCGGTTGAAGTTTTAGGTGTACTTATTAAGCCTTTGACCTTAATGCTGCGTTTGTTTGCAAATATTACAGCAGGTCATATGGCTATATTAATATTTATTAGCTTGATTTTCATATTTGGAAATTCTGGGGCAAGTACGGCCGCCGGACTTGGTGCTTCCATAGGCTCAGGTTTATTAACCGTGTTTATGATGTCTATTGAATTATTAGTGGCCATGATACAAGCATTTGTATTTACACTCTTGACAGCTTCTTATATTGGAGCTGCCACAGAAGAACATCATCACGCTGAACATTAA
- the atpE gene encoding ATP synthase F0 subunit C — MGGSIAAIGMGLAAIGAGIGVGTIGGKALEAIARQPEALGDIRANMILTAALVEGAALIAILFAYLVA; from the coding sequence ATGGGAGGTTCAATTGCTGCTATAGGTATGGGTTTGGCTGCTATCGGAGCTGGAATTGGTGTAGGTACTATCGGAGGTAAAGCTCTGGAAGCAATCGCACGTCAACCAGAAGCTCTTGGTGACATTCGCGCCAACATGATTTTGACTGCTGCACTTGTAGAAGGTGCTGCTTTGATCGCTATCTTGTTTGCATACCTTGTAGCCTAA
- the atpF gene encoding F0F1 ATP synthase subunit B yields the protein MINFFYSISLVDFSPLKPDFGLLFWSSVFFLLFWFLIGKMAFKPIVKALKDRQDEIQNSLDAAKQARSEMSNLKVENEKILAEAREEKMNIIKDAKESATIVIAEARDKAKEETHRIMQQAKQDIETAKKAAMVDVKNEIGVMALQIAERVIRKELKDKQPNIEYVNKLVDEISN from the coding sequence ATGATAAATTTTTTTTATAGCATAAGCCTGGTTGATTTTTCTCCTTTGAAACCAGATTTCGGACTCTTATTTTGGTCTAGCGTATTTTTTCTATTATTTTGGTTTTTGATTGGTAAAATGGCTTTTAAACCAATCGTAAAAGCTTTAAAAGATCGTCAAGATGAAATTCAAAATTCATTGGATGCTGCAAAACAAGCACGATCTGAAATGTCCAATTTGAAAGTTGAAAATGAAAAAATACTTGCCGAAGCTCGGGAGGAAAAAATGAATATCATCAAAGACGCAAAAGAATCTGCCACGATTGTAATTGCGGAAGCTCGGGATAAAGCAAAAGAGGAAACACATCGCATCATGCAACAAGCGAAACAAGATATTGAAACTGCTAAGAAAGCAGCTATGGTTGATGTAAAAAATGAAATCGGCGTAATGGCTTTACAAATCGCTGAACGGGTAATTAGAAAAGAGCTAAAAGATAAACAACCAAATATTGAATATGTCAATAAATTGGTTGATGAAATCAGCAATTGA
- the atpH gene encoding ATP synthase F1 subunit delta yields the protein MSQIQIAERYAKSLIQLAQEQNILSEVFEDINTVAEVCKHPEFNSMLKSPVIYSDKKIAIFKQLFEGKIQALSMRFFHLLMEKGRESVIAQICHAFIEQFKVIKKIKTARIITATELSIEELEHIKSRFSFWLKAGETMQLSQKLDPKLIGGFIMEMGDQNCDASIKRQLAEMKESLYDKSYISLVEKR from the coding sequence ATGTCACAAATACAAATAGCCGAACGATATGCCAAATCTTTAATCCAATTGGCACAGGAACAAAACATTCTTTCAGAGGTATTTGAAGATATTAATACGGTTGCTGAAGTTTGTAAACATCCTGAATTTAATTCCATGCTTAAAAGTCCTGTAATTTATTCAGATAAAAAAATTGCCATTTTTAAGCAACTTTTTGAAGGAAAAATTCAAGCTCTCAGCATGCGATTTTTTCATTTATTAATGGAGAAAGGTCGGGAATCTGTGATTGCACAAATTTGTCATGCATTCATTGAACAATTTAAAGTCATTAAAAAAATTAAAACGGCCCGAATTATTACAGCTACTGAACTTAGCATAGAAGAATTGGAGCATATTAAATCCCGCTTTTCATTTTGGTTAAAAGCAGGAGAAACAATGCAATTAAGTCAGAAATTAGATCCAAAATTAATTGGCGGTTTTATTATGGAAATGGGTGATCAGAATTGTGATGCAAGTATAAAACGACAATTGGCAGAAATGAAAGAAAGTTTATACGATAAAAGTTATATCAGTTTAGTAGAAAAAAGATAA